GCAGCCATATTGATCTCGTTATAGCGCTCGGGCGTCAGACCTTCGTCCTCGACCGCTTCGATCATCTGCGCCTGGGCGTCCTGCTGGATGAGCTGGGCTTCTTCCTGGCCGTTGGCCGCTTCAAGCTGCGGACGCAATTCTTCAACGATCCCGCTGACCTGGTCCACGGCGCGTACGAAGTTCCAGATTTCCTCGTCGGTGACAGGCTCGATCTGGGGCTGCTGCTGCGCCGGCATGCCCTGTTGCGGGGGCGGCGGGGCCTGTTGCGCGAGGGCGGCGGGCGCGGCGTAGGCGGCGCCCAGGGCCAGAGCGAGGGCGGAAGCGGTCGTTTTGAACATCATGGTCATATCAACAAGTCTCCATTTCAGTTTCGACGCCCGCGTGGGCAGACGTACTGATAGTTAGACGCCTGAAGAGCGGGTGATGTTGCGCGTCCTATGAATTACAATTCGGTCATGTCCGCGTATGACTGGAAATTTTTCGCTATGATTGTGCAACACGCCCACGTTTTTCAGCGTCTTACAGACACGCCATTGAGATATTGCTTGATGAACGCCAAGGATATGAGCCGCACCATCACCCGTCAGCTGACCGCCATGCGGCGGTTTGCGCGCGCGCTGGCGGGCAATGCGTTTGACGCCGATGATTTGGTTCAGATCGCAGCGGAGACCGCCATCCGCAAGCGGCGCCAGCTGCGCGAGGCCGAACGGGCGCGCAGCTGGCTGATGACCATTGTCTACCGCACCCATCTCGATCTGATGCGCCAGGCAGCCCGGCGCGAGGCACCGCTGAACGATCCCGACGCTGCGCCTGATCTGGCGGCGCCTGCAGCCCAGCAGGCACGGCTGGACTGCGCCGCGGCGCTAGATGCGCTGGACGCCCTGCCCCGCGACCAGCGCGCCGCCCTGACCCTGATCGCCATCGAGGGGCATTCGAACGAGGAAGCGGCGGCCATTCTCGATCTCAACCCGGCCACCCTGCGCTCGCAGGTCTCCCGCGCTCGCAGCGCCTTGCGGGAGAGCCTCGCGGAGGATGCGCCCGTACCGGAAACAGAGGACCGCACCCGGCTGCACCAGGTGAAATGACATGACCCACGACACTGAAACGGAAAAGGAAACTCACACCGCAGGCGACGCGCGCATTGATCGGCGCATCATCGATGCGCTCGACGCTTTCGCCCGCCAACGAGCCGGCGCCGGGCTGCCCGCTGGCGTGCTGCGCGCGGCGCGCCGGGCCGAACGGCTCGACCGGATGACGCGCATGGGCGCGATGGCGGCGGCGGCGGTGGTGGTGTTCGCTGGCGGCTGGCTGGCGGCGGGATTGCATATGAGCTCAGGCCCGGCAACGGGCGAGGCGCCCGCTGAGCTGGTGCAGCTGGAGGGGCTCGCTGTGAGCGGTTCCGATACCGCCACGAGCCTGTTGTCCGACCCGGTGCTGAGCCCGCCGGAACTGACCGGCCACGGCCTGCACCTGACCGCTTCCATCGCGCGCATGGCGCAAGGCGGCGCGTTTAACGCGCTGGAATATCAAGCCTCTGACGGCGAGACCGTGCGCATTCTGGCGCGCCGGATCAGCCCGGCCGGTCCGGGCGCGCTGCAGCATTCACGGCTCGATGGCGAGCGCCTGGTGTGGTGGCGCGAGGATGATCTGGTGATCGGGGTGACTGGACCGCTGGAACGTGTTGATCTCGAAGCGATTGCCCAGACCGTGCGCAGCCAGTCCCGCGCGCC
The window above is part of the Hyphomonadaceae bacterium ML37 genome. Proteins encoded here:
- a CDS encoding RNA polymerase sigma factor, with amino-acid sequence MNAKDMSRTITRQLTAMRRFARALAGNAFDADDLVQIAAETAIRKRRQLREAERARSWLMTIVYRTHLDLMRQAARREAPLNDPDAAPDLAAPAAQQARLDCAAALDALDALPRDQRAALTLIAIEGHSNEEAAAILDLNPATLRSQVSRARSALRESLAEDAPVPETEDRTRLHQVK
- a CDS encoding DUF4168 domain-containing protein, producing MTMMFKTTASALALALGAAYAAPAALAQQAPPPPQQGMPAQQQPQIEPVTDEEIWNFVRAVDQVSGIVEELRPQLEAANGQEEAQLIQQDAQAQMIEAVEDEGLTPERYNEINMAAQSDPELGERISEIAEEYREQNG